One window of Panthera tigris isolate Pti1 chromosome C2, P.tigris_Pti1_mat1.1, whole genome shotgun sequence genomic DNA carries:
- the CSTA gene encoding cystatin-A, producing the protein MIPGGLSEAKPATPEIQEIANEVKPQLEEKTNETYQKFEAIEYKTQVVAGINYYIKVKVGDNRYIHIKVFKGLPVQDSSLTLTGYQTGKSEDDELTGF; encoded by the exons ATGATACCTGGAGGCTTAAGTGAAGCCAAACCTGCCACTCCAGAAATCCAAGAGATTGCTAACGAG GTTAAACCTCAgcttgaagaaaaaacaaatgagactTACCAAAAATTTGAAGCTATAGAGTACAAAACTCAAGTGGTTGCCGGAATAAATTACTACATTAAG gtGAAAGTAGGTGATAATAGATATATTCACATTAAAGTATTCAAAGGTCTTCCAGTACAAGATTCATCTTTGACACTTACTGGTTACCAGACTGGCAAAAGCGAGGACGATGAGCTGACAGGCTTTTAG